The region CATGAGAAATTTCAATGGTTTTCAATATTGAATCATCTATCTGCAAAATTTAGATGGATAGCATTAGTCCCGTGAACATTAAAATCAAAGCATCAACAACAAGTTCAATTAATGTTTTAAGCCCAAAAACCTTCCAGAATTCAGCTGGGTCCTGAATTTTTGATGAAATTTGAAGGTAACCATCCGCTTTTATCAAGGATTCAACAAACATCATTTCTATAGCctgaaaaagaaaagtcaaaTACATTGCATTTCCCCATTTGATAAAGATTCAACTAAACAAAGCATTTGTTTCCAGAAAATAATTCCAAATATATAGGCACCTTTACTTTTGCATGTGTATAGACCGTTCGATGCAGATCAGCACGAGAGGAAAATAACTTATAGATTGTAAGATCTGACAAAAAcatcaagaattaattaaagaatacAATGATTACCAGCAAAACTGGAAACAGAATTACAACATATACTAACAATCCTTGTCACGGTAACATATCTCATCACCCATAACTCGCATGCTATCCATTAACCTGTAGGTTAAAAAGAATGCTTATTGAATAGCACTAGTTTAGACGGTAAGAATACACAAGTATAATAACTAACTAACCAAGTAAAGGCTAAAGCATGGATGGAAATGTCATGTGAGTTGACTTGAAAAGAAGGCTACCTAAACAACTTGTTTGATcatacctaaaaataaaagcatgcaTACCGTTCAATCTGAAAACTGCAGCCCAGTCCACAAGCCCGGGAGTCACGCACAATGTAATCAAACCTagcagataatttttttttgtcaaaaccaTGTGCAGTGAAAGTAACCCCAAATAAGGAGATTGGAGACTCGTAAGGATAAGAATATAGAGAGAGATCAACTAACTTGTCAACATCTATACCATTCCGACCATTTGCAACAATATCATATAGGAAATGCTTTTCATTCACACTCTACATGTAAGAGAACGTAGAAAATTAGCCAATGATTAAATTAGATACGTAAGGAATTGAAATGAGGGTTGCTAACCACAGATAGAGTCTTGGACTGTCAGATGGCTTACTTTATGAGAAACATGTTCTGTGCTTGCAATGACCATTTCCTGTAAAAGAGGACAAAGATGCATAAGGGATCCATGTAttagcaattgtttttttttaaatcagtgTACATGTATCTGTTTTTCTTTAAGTAGATAAAAGAACCTCAGTGAAACAACAAAAAGAGATGTTATTGATGGTGAGTTTAAAATTGACATAATCACGTGTTCAATGAAAAACTTGAaccaagaaaggaaaaaagaaaatccagcAGAAGAAAGGAAAAGTAATTCTGTCAAGATATAACCTTTGCTTTCTTTAGGCATTCAGCATCAATATCAATATGGTGGAAATCGACAATGTGGTCTATCATTCTCACAGACATGTCCTCATGACACctggaaaatatttaaaacaataactCAACTATTGGATCAAATCCTCTCATTAGAAGCAATTACCAGTAATGACTATAGGAAAGGTATACCATTTTCCATAAGATTTATCACAAACCAAAAAATACTGTTTTCATCAATGTAACTCATAATGTTCGGCAATAATCAAATGAAGGTATTGCAAATGCACCTAACTGGGAGAACAATGGCATATCATCCACccatattgttaaataaaacaTGATTTCGCTGTGCAAAATAAATTCTTCAGATGGTAGAAAGATGCATTTTCTGAAATCAACATTTACTAATTAACTAGGTTGTGTTGTGTTAGTACAGCATATAGAAAGGAAGGAACAAAGGAAACATTTACATCATTCCTACAGGAAAAAACTGAATGGAATCTGCATAGAAATACTGAAATCAGCTATATTCTTAGCCTCTGGAATCACATGGTTAATCTTTTTCAGTCCATTATTCTCAGCACTCACAACCAGAATAGGTAACAAACAACATTATTAGAATACAACACTTAAAacagttagaaaaaaaattatgcttttaACATCATGAAATTGGTCAACAAACACATCAACCATCTGCATCTATGATCAATGAATACAAATAAGTTGTGACATGGTATTAAGAAGATATCAATCTCCGCAAAAACAAGcaaatgtaaaaatttaagcacaaGAAATTCATGAGTATAATCAGCGTATGGAAATTGTTATTCTAGCATCCTTCTAATCACATTTTAATGGAATGACTTTACCAATGAAAACAGAAAGGTCAAAGAAGTGAAGAATGGTCCTAATTTCTGAGGGAAATCCGAAAGCATTGCCAGAATTACCATTTAATGCCATGAGGAATCTGACGGAGAAACTCGCGCTCAAACATGTGGCTGAATGGCCCATGGCCAACATCATGCAGCAGTCCTATATAAATCAGGAAGAGATTAGATACACAAACACGAAAAGCAACCATAAGTAAAGCCATTTTAATGATGCACAATTCATTACCAGCAAGTTTCACTGTTTGTATATCCAAGTTATCGATACCGAGCTCTGAACCCTACAAATATGGGATGTGTGTGAAGGACAATTGCCCATAATTGGAGATCTTGATGAGAATGATGTTCAGAGTGACATTCTTACTTGCTGAGCTTTGATTCTGTGAACTGCTTCACCAGCCAGTGAAAATACACCAAGTGAGTGCTCAAATCGAGAATGCACAGCCCCTGGGTAAACCATGTATGTTAGACCTGCATAAGAGTAAAACTTGTTTagtaaaaagaatgaaatctcTCAGAAATGGAAGTTAGAGATGGTTGTTTCTATACAGAACACTGAAATGGCTTGTTGCAACACTCTTGCTGGTGAACAAGTTATAGCTTACTAGGTCCAGTTTAGTGACTAATTCTTCCAATGATGTAATTGATCAGCCAATTTCTTTCAACTATGGATTCTGACATCACATTTGACCGTTATGGAAATCAGAGTGCTAAAAACAACCaagatttcattaaaaagaataatagtgACCAAAGCAAACAATCAAGTTACTCCATGTTCTTCACTCAGGGACGAACTTGAAATTGTTCAGAACGAAAATTCTATCGTTTTTTCCTGataaattgaatttaacatCGTTGAAGACTATATGTGATAGAAGAGTAGTCAAATAGATTTACTAGAAACGAGTATATAgatataagttaaaaaaaaaaatctcactcAAACTAGTATTTCtagataaataaaacatatctGATTCCAACAAGGATATTCAGCATGAAACTTAAAAGCTACTTTGCAGGCAGgcagctagtttttttttcccccttcaaaactattgaattaattaattgcatgagaaaatgaaaattttcatatATAGGCTTAAATTCTTAGCCGCGGTGTAAAAAGTAGAAACATCAGAGTCACAGGAAAAGATATGCTAATAAAATCAGGTCAAGTAGGCACAGAGGAACATAAATAACACTCACCGAGTTGCTTTAGATCTCGAAGTCTGCATGCACACATATAGTAAAACTTGTGAGCTCGGATGGTGAACGGTTTTGATtcgattcaatttaattatattttgacatgaataaataaataaatcagacTTGCGCTTGCCTCTGGAACTGCTCGGTATCGACAAACTTCAAAGAGagctgaaataaaataaaattcaattcaattcagaGAAACATGCAAGCAAACAAACATCAATAATtcaaattgtaattataattcatcACTAAAAGGAACAAAACGAACGAAACGCCgtttccaaaagaaaagaaaagtagcgCGATTCGGTGacgaaaagaaatcaaaattgaattgaacaATCAGTCAATCTAGGAAAGTCGAATCAAAGAAATTcggagaagagaaggaaagatgTCTAATGATAATACCGGATCCAGATAAATGTTGCCATGGACATTATCGCGAACCTTCTTTGAGAATCGGCGATCCAGGTAACTAACATCATCTTTGCTACAACCTCCCATTCTATTTCTATGCAATGCAGATAAAGTTACTGCTACAGTAGGTCAGTATCAGTGTCAGTATCAGGATCTCTTCTCTTCCCTAGCTAGCTGGctatggttttggttttttccttttctttttctttcaaaacaaaGAGGGCCCAGAGAGCACTTACCAAGTGTTTGAGAGCTGAGAAAGTGATGAGGAGTGGAGTCGAGAGAATTTGGGAAAGAAGTGGTGGACGCGAAATGATGCCGCCAAAAAACTGAATATATTCGTTTTGCGGGCGCGTGGTTCCACGATCCACTTACGAATatccattttcaaaaaaaaaataactgaatatATTCTTTCTTTAGTGCATAGCAGACACTGAATACATTCTTCCTTCAGTGTACAGTAGACTTCAGAGTCTGGAATAAGGAAACAGTGAACACGCTATTATGCtgttcatattatttattttttcggtaaaatatttatgtgtcataaatacattttttaacaaaagaaatttaatagcTTGTGTTATCATTCGTACTAAATAAGTAGGTTTTATAtgagttatattaaaaaataaagaggcaattatatcaaataaaaaaatatatatacaaaaaaaaacgatcacattaacataaaaaaattgtttatccAAAAGCAACAAAATAGGTCATTTGTcggttatatttaataaatttatttattaaaattaatttataataaaaattgacaCATACATAGCatttattgaataaatataaaataaaaaaaatcttatgcaAAACTACAATATtagaaatatgataaaaaatatttaatttatataaaacataaaaaaattacagatgaaTCATGCTAACatcttaaaaaactaaacacacccaatataattaaaaacataattggtatttaaaaaaagctaaaaaaacaaaaaaaatagagaatatgcattaattaaagaataaatttaaaacttattttaaaaaatacatacaaaaactattaatggaaaaaatgaaaatggaaaataatgaaaaaaaaacaatacactaTCAACTtagattaaaagataaaattgaaaataaaaaataacaaaaataaagattaaattaaaaacaacaatacataataaaaaacttgaacatgtagaatttttcaatattattttttacataagaaTCATAAATGTAAATAGAAAAACTTATGCActcttctaattaaataaattacaaactaTTGTGTAGATAAATGacaaaaaatcattaacgataaataaaaatataattgaaaaacataaaaaacaaatatagattaagatatttaatatcataacACGGGTCACTTACTtggttgtgtttaatgaatttatttattaaaattaatttataataaaaatcaacacacacataaaacttattaaataaaaaaaaattgtgcaaTGTTGTACATACTATAAACactataaacaaataaatgtttaatccatataaaatatataaaataattatagatgaattatactaatttcataaaaaattaaacacatttgatataattaaaaaataatcactatataaaaaagactaaaaaagcaaaaacaattcaGATTGAAGGGGTAAtaactaaaacatatataaaaaatatttttaatatatatataaagatataaagatattaattaaaaaattcaaaattttatataaaaaaatgatgtcagGCATTGATGGGCCATGTAAGCAAGGCCAGGTGTTAGCCCATCAAGTAAAGGGTTGTGCGTGGACCTTTATTCTTTTTCAGTTTAATAGGACATATAACATGTCGCCCGTTTTAATTGTCGAAAAAGAAATTAGACAACGTGTCATTTGGAACTTCTAAAATTCGATCACTGATGtgtccaaaaaaatataaaaccaaaaaacccaTTTTGAACCAATATTTTACCCAAAAAATCTAGCAAAGATCCCATAAACTTTGTTAAACCAATTTATAATCTTTAAAAGTGCAAAAAACCACCCCAAGACCTGAAATCAACGTAAAACCAAAATCTTTCAAaactcatatatatttttctaattgttttcaaggtaaaaaaaaaaccacataatCTTAACCGTCCTCGTTATATGAGactatttgacataaaaattgaattttttgatggttaaaattattatcaatgataattttttttctcgaagTTGGGACTTGACAACCCTCTCTTTCTCCTCCAccaaaaaattactaaaaataaaagaaataaaatccaataccaaaatttattttaaaaaagttacagTAATCAATCacctaatagttaaaaaaaataggagatagaaatgaacttttaaaaaaaaatctcaaagctATCATCTATGTTTTACTTGTATTTTTCActtcaatgcttttttttttcaattcaaccattCATTCCAAAAAACATGCAATTGGGTTTAAATCAAAGCTCAAAATGGCCcgatcatgtaaaaaaaaagtttgatgattaaaataattttttttaaaaaaatatactattataatttatgaTGAATTATGAAAGGGCAGACAGTAAAGATTGCTAGAATATTTTACCCAAAAGCTTTAGTTTTTGCTAAttcttttatttggtttttcgGGTATGGTGGTTGTGCCTTCTGCTTCTTCCACCTAATACACTGtttgtttattataatttattttatgaggcAATCCATGTTTCAATCTACAAATAATTTCCTCGTTGTGTTTTGTTGGTAgtccaataaaaaagaaagccaTGAAGTATTTGATCgaaaaatactagaaaaaaaatataataataattttagaatgaattttcttttttattaaaaaagtacaTGAAAATatgttctctttatttttactaACGTCGTGTCCTCCATACAAGTTGctgcttcttttttcctttcgcTACAAGAAGAAAGATTCTTTTACACATTCCAGCTTGTTATTTCAAGAATGTACtattttacatatataattcaaaattttaatttaatatacataattttaattcaaaaataaattaacttaaaattatacatttcaAATTCTAAACACAATATCAAGTATtggaatataattttaaaatttaaacatttctATTTAGTAATTATTAGATTGTTAACTCATGCTATTATACGAGTCAGATTaactttttaatgtaaaaaaaaaatctaagcatagctaatatttttctagtataaaaaaataaattgcatggGAGTTGACCCCATTGACTCAACGGTTTAAAGACAACTTGAATAACtggtaaaaacataatttgattaaaaaaaattcaagatgacatcttttttaagtgagatgacaacatattagatcgactcGGGTTAACCTTACAAATTTATGACATGGAtaatgagactatgataaccccatataaaacaaataaaagtcaattataaagcttaattatTGATAAATTCATTGTTGGATGATGAAGTtcaaggaaaattcaattttaaaaaagacaataaaacaagCTCAATCTACATGGATTAACTCGTAAAATTGATGACTCGGGTTATAAGACGGTGATAACTTCACATAAAATAAactgaaacaaataacaaaacctAAATCATAATAAACTAGATGTTGGATGatgaaatctgaaaaaaaatattaaaaaaatttatatgagtCTACTTGAACTATGaaacaacttaatatttaaaggcaaagctaataaaaaaaatcaattaaatcggGTCACGTGTTAAGCTGCAAagtaaaatagtttaaaaaagttgttaaacTCAATAAAGTTCATGATCTGAGTCACGAGTTTAGCAGGTTAAGCTACCAAGTTTGAGTCGATATAATATATCATTGTCTCTatattaagaaacaaaaatgtcatgccaatttttttaaaaaaaccaaaccatattttttagtGGTTGTTTGAATTATATTTAGACTCATCAAGTTAATTGGATCACATTCGAATAATTCTCacataagttaattttaaatttatgttagaTAAAAAATCGGGTCaagagattttaaatttgaccaagctaaattgaatttaataaattaaatcaaaattttttttaccatctaaatgtttttttttaatccaaaatgaCTTTAACATCTTCAAAGGATCCACGGAGAATCGCCTCTTGAAATTTTAAGTTAGTAtatagataattaaatattatgtagGAAAAATAGTTTATAGGTTTAAGTTAGTCGTAGttataagtaaaaaattgataatcagATTATACCAAATGAGATTGAAATCAATACAGAGAATTTAATTATCCTTCTCTTTTGGTATGGTATTAAATGTAATTGCGCTTCATTCCCTCCCCATCCCATGCCTTAATGCCTAACACTAACGCATGCCATCGATTTGGCAATATTTTCATCCTTATTTTATAACTCTAGTGATGAAAATTTAATCCTAATTTAACGTGCACTGAactaatctaaataaataaatattttttagacttATAAATAACagatagaatataaatattatcaaatccAACTTGAAATCCGTCGGAACTTaacctgaaaatatatatttatattatataaatatatttataaaatttttaatttttttaatacagtataatatatacatattttaatattgacatcacacacacacatatcatttaataaacatacttcaaatatatatatacacatactattttatcctttattaattaataaataatgctaataataataataatagacaataaatactataaataatttataaatatttaacattttattaaataaataataaataaaatgtaaacACTAAAAACTTTAACCCGTAAATACTCATCAGCATCCCTACTTTTGACCATTTTGAATTAGAAGACAAGGTATCACAAGAAATGGTTTTTTACATGTGTTTGGAAATAttgtaatagttattttttaaagtattttttattttaaaatatattaaaataatatatttttttattttttaaaattatttttaatattagcatatcaaaataatatcaaaatataaaaaaaatattaatttaaaataaatttttttaaaaaaatacttttcaaaaaaacaattggaaACCAACCTTAGGGGGAGACAGTACGGAGAGCAAAAGTTCGTACCTTTATACTTTGTCGTTTATAATTTCTCTTGGATCAAGCATTCAATTCCTCACGCAACATTTTTGTGGCGCAGCATATATCAAGCATTATACTTTTGATatatctcttctttcttctataAAGCAATTTGGTGGCCAAATTTGCGTACCTAATCTTTTTTCACCTAATCCTTTTTTAAACACTTGTTAATACGTATCCTAATTATTGTGATCCTAAGCCGTCGGATCTGTCACGTGGTTCCTCTTGTTTTGTTCTCAGTTCTATGTTGAGCCAATCAGTTAATACACATAACGAAGTAGATAACATAAAATAGAaagaacaaatatataaaaaataaaaatatattttggttagAGAAATTAAGAtgcaaacataaaataattgtcattaaaatattttttatattaaatttctttcatttcaaaaaaaaagaagaagtaagaAATATATCCTTTCTATCTCACTTGTCTTAATCTTTTTTGTCCTCAAACAACAACCATACACTGCCTAAATTTCATTTTCCACTCGGCGCGAGCGATGTTTATGGCAATTCAGGTTGCCATGGTTTCAGGGGTGGCTGCTGCAAAAACAATTTCCCCACCTCCTCCtggataattataaattttaagatgagAATTCTACTTCATCTTCAATGCAAGACAAAAGCGCACCTAAGCATTTACAGCCATTTGAAATTGCTCTGGGACACGAAGTGAGGGAGTCTGGATTGCTCCAGGTTTGCCAAGCTGACCACAAGCAGCCATCTGATCATCACCTCTACTGTATCGCAAGAAAACAACACTTGGCTCCTGCCAAAATGTTTCGAAACTCAATCATGTTTTCTGCACTGGTTGGTCTAAACTGGGATCCACAGTGAGGATTAAATTGGATGAGATTGATCTTGCATGGAATGCCTTGAACAATATCAACAAGTCTCTTTGCATCATCAGCACTGAAAACAAACAATTGCCGTTGTAGTCACTACAATACAACAATTTCGAACACATAAATAAGTTGGATTATTAACCCAATAAgctgtttttgaattaaaatagcATGAAGGCTAAGCAAACAGGGAAGTACTACCAAGGCACAAAGCTTaactttttcaagaaaaatagaaagaccCATTTTCAAGCCAATGAGGTCAGTAGTGAgcatttttgttaatgttttagcATTTTTGTTACACTAAACTGAGCTGAAGAGGTTTGAAATGTTGGCGACTTTGCCCACAATGTTTACCTGAGCAATTTTCCAAAAGCCAGTGATTTCTTCATGACATCCAAACCAACAAAACTAGCCTTCAGTGCTGAGTTCTTTTCCAATCTCTAGGGAGGATTTTCTCACACAGCAAACCAGGGAGGTATGTTTCCATCTAATTGTACTCTTAACTGGATTGCATACATATTGTTAACCGATGAAAGGTACAACAGACATCCAATTTTCAGAGATGTCAAATGCCCTACAAAATACCACTTAATTGGAAAAGGCATTactctaaattaaaaattctttacTTCATGTTTCAACCTCAGCTGTACTCCAGCTTCTTAGAATCTGATTATTCAGCTACTGCCCAACTTCCTGAAACTCACATGTTTTGGTTCAATGAGCTTCATTGAACACAGACGGTGTTTTGTGTTGCCTTTGGTCATAACAATTGATTTTGGACTCTACTGTAAATAATGGAACATGCAACATAAATGATTTACAGTAATCATTTGTCTGATTCAGTAAATGATTTTCTTAACCCTCGGTCATATTTCAACATTACTATTGTAAAGGATGTATGTTTATAGAAGCTGTATCAGGTTATCTGAGCTAATATAAAGTCAGAACATCTTAGCAAACAAACCTTTGTGTTAGCTTATGCGCACACAGTTTGAAGATGTTATGCCCTATCCAGTTGAAGGTAACAAACCTGGGCAACATATGGATTTGTCTCTCATATCGTGACACCCTAGCAGAGGCAACCTAGCTAACCACTCACTGTCTGAAGAGTTTCACTGCCTGACAAGTGCATATGTCCATCTTTGGTTTTACAAGGGCGCCTTGTTAtatatttgcttttatttatttatgttttgagatCTAGCTGTGTAATTTATTTTAGCTAAAACagtttttgtaaataaatatgtttatacTTTTAGTTAAAATCAGTTCCTTATAACGTTGCATGCAAAACCCATGAATTATGgaacaaaatacaaaagaaagaaagcaaaacaataatatcccatgaaacaaaatgcaaaagaaaagaggCCTATCTAACCTGTCATTTCCTCCTTCAAGCATCACATACTCAAATAGAACTTTGTAGATATTCTTTAAGCGAAGTTCCTCTCGAAGCGTTTGGAGAAGCAACCTTAAATTATACTTCCGATTAATCGGCACGATCCAGTTTCTGATCTGCATAGCTTATTATGAAAGAGAAGGTCACTCACATCAACGTGTTTCTCCAGTAAATTAAGACATAACGGAATGAAATGTACCTCATCAGTGGTAGCATTCAAACTAACAGCTAAAGCACAGTTGGATTCATGGAGGAAATGTTTCAACTGTGGGACAAGCCCACTAGTAGAAACAGTGACCTTGCGTGGACTAAAGTGAAGGCCCTGGTCGTGCACCATAATGTTTGCAGCTTTAATAACACTGTCAATATTTTCAAGTGGCTCTCCCATTCCCTGGAAGTACAAGTTTTTATGCCAATAATTAGCAAAAAATTCTTGACAAGTTTGAAGATTCAAGAGTCTATTCTTGGAGGAATAGATTACTTTCAACTTCTGGTCAGCAGTTGCCTTATAATACAAAAGTAGACAACATTTGTTGCCTCGACAATCAGCATTTTAAGAACCAGAAGACATACCAAGAGCAGTGGACTGGTTTCCATGAAGTATTTTGATAGAACAGAGTCATATATCATTTGAGATTTACAATTGCTTGGAAAACTCAAATAAGTGACATATGATGTTTTGGTAAATTGTTATAACTGACAGATAAAAATAATGGCTATTCTCAGTCATGACATACCTAGATTTGAGATATTGTGCTTCAGGTGCTTGCTCTGAGGGGAGCTTACCAATGAGCTTGGGAGAAATTCTGGAAACCCTAGAATGAGAAAATACCAATTCAAAGAACCCAAAGAATCCATGATTAACATGCTTGTACAAGACTAcgatcttctttttcttaaatcaaATGTAtccatttaaaatgaaaataaaataggtGGAAGACAGGTCTGCACAGGTGCTCAGTTATGCTACCAATTTTACTTAAGAAAATGAGGTGGTGATGGGATGCAGTCAtgaaataatttctttattagaaaataaatattctaaaaaaaacagcaatatGTTGGATCCATAACACTAGATTCAGCATAGTAACACTCAATTGAGATCTAATCTTGTCAAAACTATGAGGAAAAGCTTTCACAAAC is a window of Populus nigra chromosome 10, ddPopNigr1.1, whole genome shotgun sequence DNA encoding:
- the LOC133704396 gene encoding uncharacterized protein LOC133704396 isoform X1, whose protein sequence is MGGCSKDDVSYLDRRFSKKVRDNVHGNIYLDPLSLKFVDTEQFQRLRDLKQLGLTYMVYPGAVHSRFEHSLGVFSLAGEAVHRIKAQQGSELGIDNLDIQTVKLAGLLHDVGHGPFSHMFEREFLRQIPHGIKWCHEDMSVRMIDHIVDFHHIDIDAECLKKAKEMVIASTEHVSHKSVNEKHFLYDIVANGRNGIDVDKFDYIVRDSRACGLGCSFQIERLMDSMRVMGDEICYRDKDYLTIYKLFSSRADLHRTVYTHAKVKAIEMMFVESLIKADGYLQISSKIQDPAEFWKIDDSILKTIEISHDQELKEARDLILRIRRRDLYQFCNEFSVPKDKLEHFKDITPQDIVCSQGNGDITLKEEDVVVCNVKINLTRGRSNPLKKTLRAMRNSRYMIIASVICCQLFVKIGL
- the LOC133704396 gene encoding uncharacterized protein LOC133704396 isoform X2: MGGCSKDDVSYLDRRFSKKVRDNVHGNIYLDPLSLKFVDTEQFQRLRDLKQLGLTYMVYPGAVHSRFEHSLGVFSLAGEAVHRIKAQQGSELGIDNLDIQTVKLAGLLHDVGHGPFSHMFEREFLRQIPHGIKWCHEDMSVRMIDHIVDFHHIDIDAECLKKAKEMVIASTEHVSHKSVNEKHFLYDIVANGRNGIDVDKFDYIVRDSRACGLGCSFQIERLMDSMRVMGDEICYRDKDYLTIYKLFSSRADLHRTVYTHAKVKAIEMMFVESLIKADGYLQISSKIQDPAEFWKIDDSILKTIEISHDQELKEARDLILRIRRRDLYQFCNEFSVPKDKLEHFKDITPQDIVCSQGNGDITLKEEDVVVCNVKINLTRGRSNPLKNINFFQDFESNEKFPIHDYRISHLLPAFCEDRIVRVYSKNPDLVKTVSEAFENFQLKTYGMKAQVHATPDRKRNRRRLEQSY